TCACAGGCAGGATGTTGTCAAATGCGATAGAGGTCTGTAAAAGGGAAGGTCTCCAACTCCTCCTGTCGATCTGCGACAGAGAAACCGCTATCACATATTATCTGGTGAAACGGATCGAGATTCCGAACAGCAATCATGAATATTACGAGATAGAATGGGTGCTCCCTTAGAGTACCAAATGCCCGGGACACAACAGTTTCACATCCAAAGATTTCAGAAGTTCCACACTCCTCAAAAGGTCATCTTCGTTACCGCCCAAATCGGTTCTCCCGTACCATCCGTTACCGAACCATGTGTCTCCGGAGAAAAGGATCCTCTTATCTTCATCGTACAGTGCAATACTTCCTGGTGTGTGACCGGGAACGTGTAAGACAGTGAACGTAAAATCGCCGAACGAAAACACGTCGTTCGGTGCGATGCTTTTCAAAGGTTTAGTGTTCTCGGGGACATATGAATAACTGTTGACAGAGGTTATATCGAGTTCATGCATGTATACGTTTTTCCAATTAGACGCACCCTTCGTATGGTCAAGATGGTTATGCGTGAGTATGCACAGGTCGGGCGGTTCCTCTATCCTTCCGAGTCCTGCATCGATGAAACATCTCCTCCCATCGTCATCGATAAGGATGTACACTAATGAACTTGCAGGGTCCGTAAACACCATGTAAAGGTTGTCGCATAACCGTTTGATCATTGTTTCACCGTA
This is a stretch of genomic DNA from Candidatus Micrarchaeota archaeon. It encodes these proteins:
- a CDS encoding MBL fold metallo-hydrolase, with product MIKRLCDNLYMVFTDPASSLVYILIDDDGRRCFIDAGLGRIEEPPDLCILTHNHLDHTKGASNWKNVYMHELDITSVNSYSYVPENTKPLKSIAPNDVFSFGDFTFTVLHVPGHTPGSIALYDEDKRILFSGDTWFGNGWYGRTDLGGNEDDLLRSVELLKSLDVKLLCPGHLVL